One Gossypium hirsutum isolate 1008001.06 chromosome A11, Gossypium_hirsutum_v2.1, whole genome shotgun sequence genomic window carries:
- the LOC107924060 gene encoding uncharacterized protein, with product MGTQKICHWKSGVSSCQGHIPGSLKGEAKEKEDDPLYGADSGDDLDDFDFKGISSELGMVEGQVCSIPYELFDLPDLRDILSLDTWNSCLTDEERFSLSAYLPDMDEWTFWLTMKDLFSGSDMYFGNPMDTFFERMKGGFYPPKISRLRETLQSLERRKYYHALRSYHYKMVQMFTDMRRLWDECDMSAGVSERLYMWRTRRKCGDVNADLLDLNAVPNDEYLLNEDVNSDALMSHLPKRIKTWESVKEKTNVVSPSANGMNFIAPNCSTKGVLKVKTTGNATHNHNQKMVVGDISEQCRSVPKGLLKVVPKVPSVLPQVSKVFSRRSQKGLLAGAQDLQDRTVPSSATPAYSENVGSFSRTPFLWQKVAGSKMNPEQSQSLLVYQDSALGSSRYVQNSSGNRSKEVGIADLGKHKLFELDEESVIGSKRYKFGLNLWQNLDRGKKGLFPFPFTDQYHEGERQTRVLQKDCMTILPIVAEAVSSSGIEGGLQEKLIVFPSQMKKPSDFEAENSEKPSKPSGSERLKYDLTLPLTYKRRKSQVKNTSGFTNSLITGTDIRPGNPKEPNQALGENAKALKIKFMGWENIPLNRDS from the coding sequence ATGGGCACACAGAAGATTTGCCATTGGAAATCAGGGGTTAGTAGTTGCCAAGGCCACATTCCTGGCTCATTAAAAGGTGAGGCGAAGGAAAAGGAAGACGACCCTCTCTACGGGGCAGACTCGGGTGATGATCTGGATGACTTTGACTTCAAGGGAATTAGCAGTGAGCTTGGCATGGTGGAAGGTCAGGTTTGCAGTATACCATATGAACTTTTTGATCTACCAGATTTAAGGGATATATTGTCATTGGACACATGGAACTCGTGCTTGACAGATGAAGAACGGTTTTCTTTATCTGCCTACCTTCCCGATATGGACGAATGGACCTTTTGGTTGACTATGAAAGATCTTTTCAGTGGTAGTGATATGTATTTTGGGAATCCCATGGATACATTTTTCGAAAGAATGAAAGGTGGATTTTATCCTCCAAAGATTTCTCGTCTCAGAGAGACCTTACAGTCTCTTGAGAGGAGAAAATATTACCATGCACTAAGATCTTATCATTACAAAATGGTTCAAATGTTCACAGACATGAGAAGGTTGTGGGATGAATGTGATATGAGTGCTGGTGTTTCTGAAAGACTATATATGTGGAGAACAAGGAGGAAATGCGGGGATGTGAATGCCGATTTGCTTGACCTTAATGCAGTTCCTAATGATGAATATCTGTTAAATGAGGATGTTAATTCGGATGCACTCATGTCCCATTTACCAAAGAGAATAAAGACTTGGGAAAGTGTTAAAGAAAAAACCAATGTTGTCAGTCCATCTGCCAATGGCATGAACTTTATTGCCCCAAACTGCAGCACAAAGGGTGTTCTGAAGGTTAAAACTACTGGCAATGCTACTCACAATCACAACCAAAAGATGGTTGTAGGTGACATATCAGAACAATGCCGATCAGTACCGAAGGGCCTGTTGAAAGTAGTTCCAAAAGTTCCTTCTGTCCTACCCCAAGTATCAAAAGTGTTCTCAAGAAGGTCACAGAAGGGATTGCTTGCCGGTGCCCAAGATTTACAAGATCGCACGGTGCCTAGTTCAGCAACACCTGCATACTCAGAAAATGTAGGTAGCTTTAGTAGGACACCATTTCTATGGCAAAAGGTTGCTGGTAGCAAAATGAACCCTGAGCAATCTCAAAGTCTGTTAGTTTATCAGGATAGTGCTTTAGGAAGCAGTAGATATGTACAAAACTCTAGTGGAAATAGAAGCAAGGAAGTTGGCATTGCTGATTTAGGTAAACATAAATTGTTCGAACTTGATGAGGAAAGTGTAATTGGTTCAAAGAGATACAAATTTGGTCTGAATTTGTGGCAGAACTTAGACAGGGGAAAGAAAGGATTGTTTCCATTCCCATTTACTGACCAATACCATGAAGGAGAGAGGCAGACCAGAGTCTTGCAAAAAGATTGTATGACTATCCTTCCAATAGTTGCTGAAGCAGTCTCAAGTTCGGGAATTGAAGGAGGTTTGCAGGAGAAGTTAATTGTTTTTCCCAGCCAAATGAAGAAACCGAGTGATTTTGAAGCTGAAAATTCAGAGAAGCCAAGTAAACCTAGTGGTTCAGAGAGGCTTAAGTATGATCTTACCCTTCCTTTGACGTACAAGCGAAGAAAGTCTCAAGTAAAGAACACATCAGGCTTCACCAACTCACTAATAACTGGTACTGATATAAGACCTGGTAATCCAAAAGAACCAAACCAAGCTTTGGGAGAGAATGCCAAGGCATTGAAGATAAAATTCATGGGTTGGGAAAATATTCCTTTGAACAGGGATTCTTGA
- the LOC107924063 gene encoding GEM-like protein 1 has product MARPILPHPQHPSSSFNNQFNMASHNNSPYLSISPVPSSGSRPMGTLCNALSRCARKAEALADDFWNHLRVSPSITDAAVARIAQGTKLLAEGGHDRLFRQTFQILPGEKLLHSYVCYLSTSSGPVIGTLYISNKRIAFCSDYPLCYYDAPGYQHWMYYKVVIELDKLATVDPSANRLNPSKKYIHMITRDGYEFWFMGFISYDKALKSLNEALQHSCRTLSLF; this is encoded by the exons ATGGCTAGACCGATACTACCCCATCCTCAACATCCATCTTCCTCCTTCAACAATCAATTCAACATGGCTTCTCACAACAATAGTCCTTACCTCTCCATTTCACCAGTTCCCTCATCCGGCAGCA GGCCAATGGGTACCTTATGCAACGCCTTGAGCCGATGCGCTAGAAAAGCCGAGGCCCTTGCTGACGACTTTTGGAACCACC TGAGGGTGAGCCCTAGTATTACTGATGCTGCAGTGGCAAGGATTGCCCAAGGGACAAAGCTACTTGCAGAAGGAGGGCATGATAGGTTGTTCCGACAGACATTTCAGATCTTGCCAGGGGAAAAGCTCTTACATTCATACGTTTGCTATCTATCGACTTCCTCTGGACCAGTCATCGGTACTCTTTACATATCCAATAAAAGAATAGCGTTTTGTAGTGATTATCCCCTTTGTTATTATGACGCACCAGGTTACCAGCACTGGATGTATTATAAG GTAGTGATTGAGCTTGATAAGTTGGCTACAGTCGATCCTTCGGCAAACAGATTGAACCCTTCCAAAAAATATATTCATATGATTACCAGAGATGGCTATGAATTTTGGTTTATGGGGTTTATATCATACGACAAGGCACTCAAATCTTTAAATGAAGCTTTGCAGCACAGTTGCCGCACATTATCACTGTTCTAA
- the LOC107924061 gene encoding cathepsin B-like protease 3 isoform X2 yields MKKMATPLLFFATFLVLLTTVHPKVIAVGQPSEVKLNSRILQDSIVKLVNENPKAGWKAALNPRFSNYTVGEFKHILGVKPTPKKELLGIPIIRHDKSLKMPANFDARTAWPQCSTIGRILDQGHCGSCWAFGAVESLSDRFCIHFGMNISLSVNDLLACCGFLCGSGCDGGVPISAWQYFVRSGVVTEECDPYFDDIGCSHPGCEPACPTPMCEKKCVKGNQLWSQSKHYSVGAYRINSDPTDIMAEVYKNGPVEVAFTVYEDFAHYRSGVYKHVTGSVMGGHAVKLIGWGTSDDGEDYWLLANQWNKGWGEDGYFKIRRGTNECGIEDDVVAGLPSTKNLVRDVADMDILKAASF; encoded by the exons ATGAAGAAAATGGCGACTCCTCTGCTTTTTTTCGCTACCTTTTTGGTACTTCTCACCACGGTTCACCCAAAG GTGATTGCTGTGGGACAACCTTCTGAGGTCAAGCTTAACTCTCGAATCCTTCAG GATTCAATTGTCAAACTAGTAAATGAAAATCCCAAGGCTGGATGGAAAGCTGCCCTGAATCCTAGATTTTCTAATTACACT GTTGGTGAGTTTAAGCACATTCTTGGAGTCAAACCAACACCGAAGAAGGAACTTCTGGGCATTCCTATTATAAGGCATGACAAATCCTTAAAGATGCCGGCCAATTTTGATGCTAGAACAGCTTGGCCACAATGTAGCACAATTGGAAGAATTCTTG ATCAG GGTCACTGTGGTTCTTGCTGGGCTTTTGGTGCTGTAGAATCACTATCTGATCGGTTCTGTATCCATTTTGGCATG AATATATCTTTGTCTGTTAATGATCTTCTCGCGTGCTGTGGCTTTTTATGTGGAAGTGGCTGTGATGGGGGGGTTCCAATATCTGCTTGGCAATATTTTGTGCGCTCCGGTGTTGTCACTGAGGAG TGTGATCCGTACTTTGATGATATTGGCTGTTCTCACCCTGGCTGTGAGCCTGCATGTCCTACTCCAATGTGTGAGAAAAAGTGCGTTAAGGGAAACCAGCTCTGGAGTCAGTCCAAGCACTATAGTGTCGGGGCATATAGAATCAACTCGGATCCAACTGATATCATGGCTGAAGTTTATAAGAATGGACCTGTTGAGGTCGCCTTCACCGTTTATGAG GATTTTGCTCACTACAGATCTGGAGTTTACAAGCATGTGACAGGCAGTGTTATGGGAGGTCATGCAGTTAAGCTTATCGGGTGGGGAACTTCTGATGATGGAGAGGATTACTGG CTCCTTGCAAACCAGTGGAATAAAGGCTGGGGTGAA GATGGTTACTTCAAGATCAGAAGGGGCACAAATGAGTGTGGTATCGAAGATGATGTGGTAGCTGGTTTACCTTCAACCAAAAATCTTGTGAGAGATGTAGCTGATATGGACATTCTCAAAGCTGCTTCATTTTGA
- the LOC107924061 gene encoding cathepsin B-like protease 2 isoform X3: MLTSSKFVIFGTKVGEFKHILGVKPTPKKELLGIPIIRHDKSLKMPANFDARTAWPQCSTIGRILDQGHCGSCWAFGAVESLSDRFCIHFGMNISLSVNDLLACCGFLCGSGCDGGVPISAWQYFVRSGVVTEECDPYFDDIGCSHPGCEPACPTPMCEKKCVKGNQLWSQSKHYSVGAYRINSDPTDIMAEVYKNGPVEVAFTVYEDFAHYRSGVYKHVTGSVMGGHAVKLIGWGTSDDGEDYWLLANQWNKGWGEDGYFKIRRGTNECGIEDDVVAGLPSTKNLVRDVADMDILKAASF, from the exons ATGCTTACTAGTTCCAAATTTGTCATTTTCGGTACAAAGGTTGGTGAGTTTAAGCACATTCTTGGAGTCAAACCAACACCGAAGAAGGAACTTCTGGGCATTCCTATTATAAGGCATGACAAATCCTTAAAGATGCCGGCCAATTTTGATGCTAGAACAGCTTGGCCACAATGTAGCACAATTGGAAGAATTCTTG ATCAG GGTCACTGTGGTTCTTGCTGGGCTTTTGGTGCTGTAGAATCACTATCTGATCGGTTCTGTATCCATTTTGGCATG AATATATCTTTGTCTGTTAATGATCTTCTCGCGTGCTGTGGCTTTTTATGTGGAAGTGGCTGTGATGGGGGGGTTCCAATATCTGCTTGGCAATATTTTGTGCGCTCCGGTGTTGTCACTGAGGAG TGTGATCCGTACTTTGATGATATTGGCTGTTCTCACCCTGGCTGTGAGCCTGCATGTCCTACTCCAATGTGTGAGAAAAAGTGCGTTAAGGGAAACCAGCTCTGGAGTCAGTCCAAGCACTATAGTGTCGGGGCATATAGAATCAACTCGGATCCAACTGATATCATGGCTGAAGTTTATAAGAATGGACCTGTTGAGGTCGCCTTCACCGTTTATGAG GATTTTGCTCACTACAGATCTGGAGTTTACAAGCATGTGACAGGCAGTGTTATGGGAGGTCATGCAGTTAAGCTTATCGGGTGGGGAACTTCTGATGATGGAGAGGATTACTGG CTCCTTGCAAACCAGTGGAATAAAGGCTGGGGTGAA GATGGTTACTTCAAGATCAGAAGGGGCACAAATGAGTGTGGTATCGAAGATGATGTGGTAGCTGGTTTACCTTCAACCAAAAATCTTGTGAGAGATGTAGCTGATATGGACATTCTCAAAGCTGCTTCATTTTGA
- the LOC107924061 gene encoding cathepsin B-like protease 3 isoform X1, with the protein MKKMATPLLFFATFLVLLTTVHPKQVIAVGQPSEVKLNSRILQDSIVKLVNENPKAGWKAALNPRFSNYTVGEFKHILGVKPTPKKELLGIPIIRHDKSLKMPANFDARTAWPQCSTIGRILDQGHCGSCWAFGAVESLSDRFCIHFGMNISLSVNDLLACCGFLCGSGCDGGVPISAWQYFVRSGVVTEECDPYFDDIGCSHPGCEPACPTPMCEKKCVKGNQLWSQSKHYSVGAYRINSDPTDIMAEVYKNGPVEVAFTVYEDFAHYRSGVYKHVTGSVMGGHAVKLIGWGTSDDGEDYWLLANQWNKGWGEDGYFKIRRGTNECGIEDDVVAGLPSTKNLVRDVADMDILKAASF; encoded by the exons ATGAAGAAAATGGCGACTCCTCTGCTTTTTTTCGCTACCTTTTTGGTACTTCTCACCACGGTTCACCCAAAG CAGGTGATTGCTGTGGGACAACCTTCTGAGGTCAAGCTTAACTCTCGAATCCTTCAG GATTCAATTGTCAAACTAGTAAATGAAAATCCCAAGGCTGGATGGAAAGCTGCCCTGAATCCTAGATTTTCTAATTACACT GTTGGTGAGTTTAAGCACATTCTTGGAGTCAAACCAACACCGAAGAAGGAACTTCTGGGCATTCCTATTATAAGGCATGACAAATCCTTAAAGATGCCGGCCAATTTTGATGCTAGAACAGCTTGGCCACAATGTAGCACAATTGGAAGAATTCTTG ATCAG GGTCACTGTGGTTCTTGCTGGGCTTTTGGTGCTGTAGAATCACTATCTGATCGGTTCTGTATCCATTTTGGCATG AATATATCTTTGTCTGTTAATGATCTTCTCGCGTGCTGTGGCTTTTTATGTGGAAGTGGCTGTGATGGGGGGGTTCCAATATCTGCTTGGCAATATTTTGTGCGCTCCGGTGTTGTCACTGAGGAG TGTGATCCGTACTTTGATGATATTGGCTGTTCTCACCCTGGCTGTGAGCCTGCATGTCCTACTCCAATGTGTGAGAAAAAGTGCGTTAAGGGAAACCAGCTCTGGAGTCAGTCCAAGCACTATAGTGTCGGGGCATATAGAATCAACTCGGATCCAACTGATATCATGGCTGAAGTTTATAAGAATGGACCTGTTGAGGTCGCCTTCACCGTTTATGAG GATTTTGCTCACTACAGATCTGGAGTTTACAAGCATGTGACAGGCAGTGTTATGGGAGGTCATGCAGTTAAGCTTATCGGGTGGGGAACTTCTGATGATGGAGAGGATTACTGG CTCCTTGCAAACCAGTGGAATAAAGGCTGGGGTGAA GATGGTTACTTCAAGATCAGAAGGGGCACAAATGAGTGTGGTATCGAAGATGATGTGGTAGCTGGTTTACCTTCAACCAAAAATCTTGTGAGAGATGTAGCTGATATGGACATTCTCAAAGCTGCTTCATTTTGA